The genomic DNA TAACAATAACACAATGAAAATATAGATTTCCCAATTTACAACAAGTAAGACTGTAGGAAGACTTTGAATTAGCCTTTTTGATTCTTCTGCATTAATGTAACTTAACATCAATGAATCACAAACATCTTAGAGTTTTTTAAACTaataacaaaagtaaaaatgagtaccccccttttttgtttctttattttaaattcccTCTAATGTTCCACCTACATGGTCCTAAACGCATTTGTGCGTCTTTTGCATTGCTATGGACGCAAtccttcctctagagggcagtgcagaGTGCCAAGACCATTGAAGAGGTTCTTTTATTGAGCTTGATTTCAAATAGACAAAAAAGCATGATTAAGCTCTCCTGTGCACAATGACGGACGAATTGCAATCAAAGTAGGGACATAAAGCTCCGCCCATCTCTGAGTATAAATGGACCTTAACACTGAAGAAATGTTCATGGTCATGGTTATCTACAAATCTGAACAAATAGAATAGAAACCATATGTAAAATATGCATGTGGGAATATAAACATTACAACCCTGGCATCATTGCATCTCTGTAATGCCAACTTGTCTTTTACAGGGTGATGGTGAAACCACTCCACCACAGAGTTCTACTACTCCTCCTCCAACAACTCCTACTACTCCTCCTCCTACTACAACAACTCCTACTACTCCTATCCCTACTGCTACAACAGCTCCTACTACTCCTATGCCTACTGCTACAACAACTCCTACTACTTCTATCCATACTGCAACTACTCCTACCCCTGGATCCACAGCGCCCACGACTGGGAACGTCACTGCAACAACGGCAACTACACCGTATAACAGAGGGTGTGGAGTCTTTGGCTACTACAGTCAACTTCTGGTGCCGACCATCGCCGTACTGATCTACAGTACCTCAGGCTGAACATGTACACCCAAGAGACACTGCAGTGCTTTAAGTcttaatcttattttaaatgataagTCTAtgttaatgtttgatttttatttaaggGTTCCAAATGTCATACATTAAGCACTTAAATGCAACACGCATTGTTTGCACTGAACTGCTTCACAAAATCTCTTTGCATACATGACTTCAAAATGTAAGTGACTATTTGAACCAAATAAAATTGGAATTTCACAGGCATTagaatttaaatgtattcttcaaattattattatttaaaaataaataaagaatgggAGTCAATGAGGGAACCTTTGATTTTAGATTCAAGAAATTCAGTTCACTTCACTTCATCCAAATTCAAGATGTTAGCCACCTTGAATGTGTCTAATGGTCTGCTTCAAGGATTCTCCAGAATGAGAAAGACTCTGGGATGAGAGGGTGGAATGACAAAAGTGAAAATGGTTTTCTTCAAATATAGAAGGTGTCTCGTTGTTTCTCTATATTCTTTAGAATCTAAATGCAGAATTAGATTAACTAAATATCTCTTTAGTCTCTTATTGCACCTCATTTGCCTCCTATATCCGTGACGACACTGATTTCTTTGGATTTGcttgttattttgcatttatggTTTACCAGAGGCTGGACCTCATGTAAAGAAAACCAGAACTCAGGTGAATAATCTGAATGTCATGCACATAAAACCTGACTGCATGAGGC from Solea senegalensis isolate Sse05_10M linkage group LG20, IFAPA_SoseM_1, whole genome shotgun sequence includes the following:
- the LOC122786546 gene encoding gamete and mating-type specific protein A-like — translated: MKTFEMLVLCVTLTFMLLGSVEGDGETTPPQSSTTPPPTTPTTPPPTTTTPTTPIPTATTAPTTPMPTATTTPTTSIHTATTPTPGSTAPTTGNVTATTATTPYNRGCGVFGYYSQLLVPTIAVLIYSTSG